One Myotis daubentonii chromosome 12, mMyoDau2.1, whole genome shotgun sequence genomic region harbors:
- the IL1B gene encoding interleukin-1 beta — protein sequence MAAVPELANEVMAYYSDNENDLFFEADGPQQTKCSFQDLDLSPLGDGGIQLKVSHQLYNSSFRRAVSVIVAVEKLRKVPMVCPQDFQDDDLRSLFFFIFKEESIDCMWDGSYECDASLQSLHCRLRDINQKSLVLSGPHELQALHLNGQDVNQQVVFCMSFVPGDENIDKIPVALGIKEKNLYLSCVVKDKKPTLQLETFDPHGLSKKKIDRRFIFHKKEIRDKVEFESAMYPNWYISTSQADQTPVFLGSTKGGQDITDFTMEILTH from the exons ATGGCAGCAGTGCCTGAACTCGCCAATGAAGTGATGGCTTACTACAG TGACAATGAGAATGACCTGTTCTTTGAGGCTGATGGCCCGCAACAGACTAAG TGCTCCTTCCAAGACCTGGACCTCAGCCCTCTGGGAGATGGGGGCATCCAGCTGAAAGTCTCCCACCAGCTCTACAACTCCAGCTTCAGGCGGGCCGTGTCGGTCATCGTTGCCGTGGAGAAGCTGAGGAAAGTGCCCATGGTCTGCCCACAGGACTTCCAGGATGACGACCTGCGGAgcctcttcttcttcatctttaaaGAAG AATCCATTGACTGCATGTGGGATGGCAGTTACGAGTGTGATGCATCCCTACAATCGCTGCACTGCAGGCTCCGGGACATAAACCAAAAATCCCTGGTGCTGTCTGGACCACATGAGCTGCAGGCTCTTCACCTGAATGGACAGGATGTGAACCAACAAG TGGTGTTCTGTATGAGCTTCGTGCCAGGAGACGAGAATATCGACAAGATACCCGTGGCCTTGGGTATCAAGGAAAAGAACCTGTACCTGTCTTGCGTGGTCAAGGACAAGAAGCCCACCCTGCAGCTGGAG ACATTTGACCCCCACGGTCTGTCAAAGAAGAAGATAGACAGGCGATTTATCTTCCACAAGAAGGAAATCAGGGACAAGGTAGAATTTGAGTCTGCCATGTACCCCAACTGGTACATCAGCACCTCGCAAGCGGACCAGACGCCCGTCTTCCTGGGAAGTACTAAAGGTGGCCAGGATATAACTGACTTCACCATGGAAATCCTGACTCACTGA